Genomic DNA from Halobaculum sp. MBLA0147:
CTACGGCGAGATCTTCGGGCTGCACCTGATCAGCACCTACTTCTGGGAGGGGCTGGTCGGGCTGAAACACGCACCCATCGAGAAGGGGCTGTCGCCGGCCGGCACCTACTGGGCGAACACGTGGTTCGTCGTCACGGTGCTGTTCGGTGTGCTCCACCTGAACGTGGGGTACACGCTGGAGTTCCTCGAGAACCTCCAGTTCCACGGCGTCGTGGAGGCGTTGGAGGAGTCCGGCTCCTGGCTGCTGATGTTGAACGGCCTCTGGCTGTTCATCTTCAGTGACCTCGGGAAGGCGACGAAGCCGGACATGCTGTTCGAGGTGTTCTCCAGCGGCTCCGTCTCCGCGTTCGAACTCGGGTTCACCGGGTTCCCGACCGTCGTCGGCTACGTCGGCGTCGGGATGCTCGCGGTGGGGCTCGTCCTCTTGGCGCTGGCCGACCCGGCGGAGTTGGTGGAGTTCCACGTCGTGTTGGCCCACGCCCTGTCGTACCTCCGGATCGGGGCCGTGTTGCTGGCGAAGGCCGGGATGGCGTTCGCCGTCAACCTCCTGTTCTTCGGGGCGTACATCGACGGTAAGGGCGAGTACCACTTCATGCTCCAACACGACGCCGCGTACGTGTTGGAGACGAAGGAGGGGGCGACGATCATGTTCGAGGGGCTGATGCACGGTGGCATCGCGCTGCTGCTCGTCGGCATCCTCGTGTTGATCGTCGGCCACCTCATCGTGCTCGCGCTGGGTGTCACCTCCTCGGGGATCCAGGCCGCGCGTCTCGAGTACTTCGAGTTCTTCGAGAAGTTCTACGAGGGCGACGGCGTGGAGTACGAGCCGTTCGGCACGGACCGGCAGTACACCGCCGAAGAGTAGTCGCGTCTCACCCGGACGCACCCGCGGTTCTCGGCACACCGTTCTCGCGGACGCTACCGCTCTGAGCGACGACTCACTCCGGGCGACGATTCGACCCCGCGCGACGACCCGACGCCTCCGCGGACGGACAGGTCGCACGACGGGTCGAGGCCTCGCGACCGTCTCCCGGCTGGAGGCGCGACGTTCCCCGCCGCACGCGTCCGGTCGCCGGTCGTCACGACGGCGGAGCGGGGAGCGACACCACCGCCGAGGAACTGTACCCGACCTGATATGTGGTGCGTTCACACACCGTTCTCGCCGAGTGCGAACGGGACGGATTCGGGAGGTTCGGCCGTTCTATTTGGGAACCTTTATGTGCGCTTCAGGGGCAAGAGGGACATGTTCGGAAGCGACCACACCGTACGTGAGAACCCATGATGGAAGCATTCACAGAAGTCGCCAACGTCGCACTGCAGAATCAGAACCTCCCGATCCTCTCGCCGAAGGCCGCCGCGGCGATCACCGTCGGTCTCGGTGCCATCGGGACGGGCTACGCACAGCGCGGGATCGGCGCGGCCGCGGTCGGTGCCATCGCCGAGGACGACGACATGTTCGTCCCGGGGCTCATCCTCACCGCACTGCCCGAGACCCTGATCATCATCGCCTTCGTCACCCTCTTCCTGGCCGGGGACACCTTCGTCGGGACGCTGGGCTGAACCGGGAGGTTCCTTTTCACCCATGAGCTTGGACACTGTCGTCGAGGACATCCGGGAGGACGCTCGCGAGCGCGCGGACGAGATCCGCGAAGAGGCGGACGAGCGTGCCGAGGAGATCCTCGACGAGGCGAGAGAGGACGCCGACGAGATCGTCGCCGACCGAGAGGCGGCGGTCGACCGGCAGATCGAACAGGAGCGCGAACAGGCGCTGTCGTCGGCCAAGCTCGAGGCCAAGCAGAACCGCCTGGAGGCACGCCGCGACGTGCTCGAGGAGGTCCGCGAGCAGACGGCGCAGGCGGTCGCCGACTTGGAGGGTGACCGCCGCGAGGAGCTGACGCGAACGCTGTTGGACGACGCCGCCGACGAGTTCGGCGACGAGGACGTGGCCGTCTACGGCCGCGCAGACGACGAGGCGCTCCTGACGGAGATCCTCGACGACTACGACGGCTGGTCGTACGCCGGCGAGTACGACTGTCTCGGCGGTGTCGTCGTCGAGAGCGAGGCGTCGCGCGTCCGCGTCAACAACACGTTCGACTCCGTGTTGGACGACGTGTGGGAAGACAACCTCAAGGAACTGAGCACACGACTGTTCGACGATGAGTAGTCGCGCCGGCAGCTCCAACTCGGAGTACGTGAACGCCCGCGTCCGGTCGCGGCGGTCGCGACTCTACGACGAGGAGTCGTACCGGCGACTGCTCCGGATGTCGCCGGCCGAGATCGCCCGCGACATGGAGGAGTCGACCTACGAGCGGGAGATCAACGAACTCGGCTCCCGGTTCGGCGGCGTCGACCTCATCGAGTACGCGCTGAACCGCAACCTCGCGCGCCAGTTCGACGACTTACTCGGCTGGGCGGAGGGCGGACTGTACGACCTGCTCGTCCGGTACCTCCGGAAGTTCGACGCCTGGAACGTCAAGACACTGCTGCGGGGCGTCTACTCGGAGACGCCCGCCGACGAGGTGCGCGTCGACCTGATCGAGGCCGGGGAACTCGACCCGACGCGGCTGGAGCGGCTGGCCGACGCCGACTCCGTCGAGGCGATCGTCGACGGGTTGCGCGACACGATCTTCGGGGACGCCCTCGCGGGCGCCTACGAGGACTACGAGGAGGTCGGGCTGTTGATCCCCCTCGAGAACGCGGTCGACCGAGCGTACTACGAACTGCTTACCGAGGGGCTGGGCGGCGGCGAGCGACTCGCCGACTACCGCCAGTACCTGCGGGCGGAGATCGACTTCCGGAACGCGTTGAACGCCTTCCGGCTCGCCCGGTCCGGGACGGACCTGGACCCGGCGGAGTACTTCATCGAGGGCGGCGAGTTGTTCTCGGTGCGCGACGTCCAGCGACTGGCGGGTGACATGGACGAGCTGATCGCGCACATCCGGGAGAGTCCGTACGGCGACGACCTCTCGGACGCGCTCGACAGACTCGAGGACGCCGAGAGTCTCGTCGACTTCGAACACGCGTTGGAGACCGCTCAGGTGGAGTACGCGGAGGCGCTCGGGAGTGTCGACCCGCTGTCGGTGGCGCCGGTGATCGGGTTCATCCTCTCGAAGGAGCGAGAGGTGGACAACATCCGCGCCATCGCGCGGGGGAAAGAGGCTGGCCTCGACGCCGACGAGATCGAGGCGGACCTGGTGATCCTATGAGCCAAGAGATCGCAGTGATCGGCAGTCCGGAGTTCACGACCGGGTTCCGGCTCGCCGGCGTCCGGAAGTTCGAGGACGTGCCCGACGACGAGAAGCCGGAGGCGCTCGACGACGCGGTCGAGCGCACGCTGGCGGACGACGACGTCGGGATCGTCGTGATGCGGGACGACGACCTGGAGTACCTCTCGCGGGGCGTCCGCGAGACGGTGCAGGGGAGCGTCGACCCGGTGTTGGTGACGCTGGGCGGCGGTGCCGGCGGCGGCGGGCTGCGCGAACAGATCAAGCGAGCCATCGGGATCGACCTGATGGAGGAAGACGACTGAGAACGGAGACACACGACAACATGAGTCAAGCAACAGATACGGACGCGACGGTGGCGGACACCGGCGTCATCCGGAGCGTCAGTGGGCCGGTCGTGACGGCGACCGACCTCGACGCCCGGATGAACGACGTGGTGTACGTCGGCGAAGAGGGGCTGATGGGCGAGGTCATCGAGATCGAAGGCGACGTGACCACGATCCAGGTGTACGAGGAGACCTCGGGGGTCGGCCCCGGCGAGCCCGTCGACAACACGGGCGAGCCGCTGACGGTCGACCTCGGCCCGGGGATGCTCGACACCATCTACGACGGTGTCCAGCGCCCGCTCGACGTGCTCGAAGAGAAGATGAACAGTGCGTTCCTCGACCGCGGGGTCGACGCCCCCGGGATCGACCTCGAGGAGGAGTGGGAGTTCACCCCCGAGGTTGAGGAGGGCGACCAGGTAGAGTCCGGCGACGTGGTCGGCGTCGTCCCGGAGACGGTCACCATCGACCACAAGGTGATGGTGCCGCCCGACGAGGAGGGTGGCGTCGTCAGCGAGACCAAGGAGGGCACCTTCACGGTCGAGGAGCCGGTCGTCGTGCTCGAAGACGGCACGGAGATCACGATGCACCAGGAGTGGCCGGTGCGCGACAAGCGGCCGACCGTCGAGAAGGAGACGCCGACGACGCCGCTCGTCTCCGGGCAGCGCATCCTCGAC
This window encodes:
- a CDS encoding V-type ATP synthase subunit F, yielding MSQEIAVIGSPEFTTGFRLAGVRKFEDVPDDEKPEALDDAVERTLADDDVGIVVMRDDDLEYLSRGVRETVQGSVDPVLVTLGGGAGGGGLREQIKRAIGIDLMEEDD
- the ahaC gene encoding ATP synthase A1 subunit C — translated: MSSRAGSSNSEYVNARVRSRRSRLYDEESYRRLLRMSPAEIARDMEESTYEREINELGSRFGGVDLIEYALNRNLARQFDDLLGWAEGGLYDLLVRYLRKFDAWNVKTLLRGVYSETPADEVRVDLIEAGELDPTRLERLADADSVEAIVDGLRDTIFGDALAGAYEDYEEVGLLIPLENAVDRAYYELLTEGLGGGERLADYRQYLRAEIDFRNALNAFRLARSGTDLDPAEYFIEGGELFSVRDVQRLAGDMDELIAHIRESPYGDDLSDALDRLEDAESLVDFEHALETAQVEYAEALGSVDPLSVAPVIGFILSKEREVDNIRAIARGKEAGLDADEIEADLVIL
- a CDS encoding V-type ATP synthase subunit E, producing the protein MSLDTVVEDIREDARERADEIREEADERAEEILDEAREDADEIVADREAAVDRQIEQEREQALSSAKLEAKQNRLEARRDVLEEVREQTAQAVADLEGDRREELTRTLLDDAADEFGDEDVAVYGRADDEALLTEILDDYDGWSYAGEYDCLGGVVVESEASRVRVNNTFDSVLDDVWEDNLKELSTRLFDDE